The following are encoded together in the Parabacteroides chongii genome:
- a CDS encoding hybrid sensor histidine kinase/response regulator transcription factor gives MGVKYLYLLLCLCTLLPLSAKELYFRHVDLNDGFTQPSAISIYQDAKGAIWFGNDNFNVYDGRIVRSFRLSNYLDEVEDNNIHGICGDGDSCIYMLANRRLVLFNMRTEEFRLTTVQAHALEYHHGALFYANRNELYRYKSNGVSEKICALPDSTLIIRDLHFMDDGWLLATTKGLYNYSNGTFQNLLEDESITSLFIDNWRRLWVGTLSNGAKVFSEGEWISMRENDAAHPLVNNQVRTIDQDIKGNIWIGTYAGITVVNSSLRDCYHLSHKEQVSWSLKHSSVYAIFRDRQGGMWVGTYYGGLSYFNPNTEDYTFYGISPDDPESLDGFLFGKMAEDTKGNLYIATEHGRLNCLDRTTQKVKYFDPGLLRIPCRTTKSVWYDAENDRLYIGTFRHGLYCYSSSGHLKQLGTDILQDDGQRIITDLIPWQGNLIVITQTGLYLLDLTTQQLSHLFSDPELLNQTDGTIRSAWLDNENRLWLTPANKDILCIRMDTRTAEEIPSVKSMIGKKPVPHITEDSRGNLYFVVTGVGVLRYDPMNDFWTCYNQEQGQLLTNEPFRALITPTGRLLVTSIRGITLLDMKTGKSTHTLLGTSSPLHRLNSNCGVYLSPKDSMIFIGGVEGMIATKEFGLAPVEVSYSISFNSLSVNNMPVYPSPSSNILREAVSYTSRLTLPYDRNNITLGFTSTNYRYADKNLFEYKLEGLDKQWTRTRHQQIVYTSIPPGNYNLLLREVGDGKQIVMPIRVRPPFYASVYAFTLYGLLVLLFLVWLIRFNRSRAFLKASLELEQREKLRIEKLNQMKLKFYINISHELRTPLTLMISQVDLILQNYDLGGTFRSKLLKVRQYTAQMQQLITEVLDFRRLEQGKMPFHASQQNLVAFMRQIFDSFKDYAVTNRIQYRLETMDEEIPVWFDPVQIRKVFNNLLSNAFKFTPKEGTITVSILRKKEVVEIRISDTGSGIPQSQQVHIFERFYQADNATGISLSGSGIGLALTQEIIMQHKGQIEVKSELGEGTTFTVTLRLGDEHLTSEQKSTETQPVDVLPIQEVKREEVIGMPDLPDVVSMDKLPDTKETEKSLSVLLVEDNEDLLQVLEEAFSIRYKVYKACDGEEGIRMAEEMQPDLIISDVMMPGISGTVMCQRLKRKLETSHIPIILLTARIDLESALEGLKCGASDYIMKPFNIELLLLKCNNIIATLKRQQARFRTEAETTPTELATNRLDQQLLEDSVRIIEENMENKEFNIDMWCREIAVGRTRLGAKIKGITGLTLNDFILQIKLRRCAWFLENSDLTISEITWKAGFSSPGYMGKCFKEYFGVTPLQYRNSKNKSRS, from the coding sequence ATGGGGGTTAAATACTTATATCTACTACTCTGTTTATGCACATTATTACCGCTGTCGGCGAAAGAGCTTTATTTTAGACATGTCGATCTGAACGACGGTTTTACACAGCCTTCAGCCATTTCTATTTATCAGGATGCTAAAGGAGCTATCTGGTTCGGGAATGATAATTTTAATGTGTATGACGGAAGAATTGTCCGCTCTTTCCGCCTCTCTAACTATCTGGATGAGGTCGAGGACAATAACATCCACGGAATTTGTGGAGACGGGGATTCATGTATTTATATGCTGGCCAACAGACGGCTGGTCCTTTTCAATATGCGGACGGAAGAGTTCCGGCTGACAACGGTGCAGGCACATGCTCTGGAATACCATCATGGAGCCTTGTTTTATGCTAACAGGAACGAATTGTATCGTTATAAATCCAATGGCGTATCGGAAAAGATCTGTGCTTTGCCTGATTCTACACTGATCATCCGGGATCTGCATTTTATGGATGACGGCTGGCTATTGGCTACGACGAAAGGATTGTATAACTATTCAAACGGGACTTTTCAGAATCTGCTGGAAGATGAATCGATCACTTCTTTGTTTATAGATAATTGGAGGAGATTGTGGGTAGGTACATTATCCAATGGTGCCAAAGTGTTCAGTGAAGGAGAGTGGATTTCCATGCGGGAGAACGATGCCGCCCATCCGCTTGTCAATAATCAGGTACGTACTATCGATCAGGATATCAAGGGGAACATCTGGATCGGTACTTATGCCGGTATCACTGTGGTAAACTCGTCTCTTCGGGATTGTTATCATCTGTCGCATAAGGAACAGGTTTCCTGGTCGTTGAAGCATTCATCGGTGTATGCGATCTTCAGGGACAGGCAGGGAGGCATGTGGGTCGGAACCTATTATGGCGGGTTGAGTTACTTCAATCCGAATACCGAAGATTATACATTCTACGGTATTTCTCCCGACGATCCGGAGAGCCTGGATGGTTTCCTGTTCGGTAAGATGGCTGAGGACACGAAAGGCAATCTGTATATTGCTACTGAACATGGACGGTTGAACTGCCTGGACCGTACAACACAGAAGGTCAAATATTTCGACCCGGGCCTTTTGCGTATCCCTTGCCGTACGACCAAGTCCGTTTGGTATGACGCTGAAAACGACCGGTTGTATATCGGTACTTTCCGCCACGGCTTGTATTGTTATTCCTCTTCCGGTCATCTGAAACAGCTGGGAACAGATATACTGCAGGATGACGGGCAACGGATCATTACGGACCTGATACCCTGGCAGGGTAATCTGATCGTTATAACCCAGACAGGATTATACCTTCTGGATTTGACAACCCAGCAGCTGTCTCATTTATTCTCCGATCCCGAACTGCTTAATCAGACCGATGGAACCATCCGTTCCGCCTGGCTGGATAACGAAAACAGGCTGTGGCTTACTCCTGCCAATAAGGACATTCTTTGTATCCGGATGGATACCCGGACTGCCGAAGAGATACCGTCGGTGAAAAGTATGATTGGAAAGAAGCCGGTTCCGCACATTACGGAAGACAGTAGGGGGAATCTCTATTTCGTCGTGACGGGAGTGGGGGTCTTACGCTATGATCCGATGAATGATTTTTGGACATGCTATAACCAGGAACAAGGTCAGTTGCTGACAAACGAGCCTTTCCGGGCTTTGATCACTCCTACGGGACGGCTGCTGGTTACTTCTATCCGGGGAATTACCTTGCTGGATATGAAAACAGGAAAAAGTACGCATACCTTGCTGGGAACTTCCTCTCCGCTGCACCGGCTAAATTCCAATTGCGGAGTGTATCTGTCTCCCAAAGACAGCATGATCTTTATCGGAGGTGTGGAAGGGATGATTGCTACGAAAGAGTTCGGACTGGCTCCTGTAGAGGTCTCTTATTCCATCTCGTTCAACAGTCTTTCCGTGAATAATATGCCGGTCTATCCGTCGCCTTCATCGAATATCCTGCGGGAAGCTGTTTCGTATACCTCCCGTCTTACTCTTCCCTACGACCGGAATAACATCACGCTGGGATTTACTTCGACCAACTATCGGTATGCCGATAAGAATCTGTTCGAATATAAACTGGAAGGACTGGATAAGCAGTGGACGCGTACCCGCCATCAGCAGATAGTGTATACCTCCATACCTCCGGGGAATTATAATTTATTGCTGAGGGAGGTGGGAGACGGCAAGCAGATCGTCATGCCTATCCGCGTCCGTCCTCCTTTCTATGCTTCGGTTTACGCTTTTACCCTGTATGGTTTGCTGGTCCTTTTGTTCCTGGTCTGGCTGATCCGTTTTAACCGGAGCCGGGCGTTCCTGAAGGCATCTTTGGAGCTCGAACAGCGGGAGAAATTACGTATAGAGAAGCTGAACCAGATGAAGCTGAAATTCTATATCAACATATCGCATGAACTGCGTACTCCGCTTACGCTGATGATCAGCCAGGTCGACCTGATCCTGCAGAACTACGACCTGGGAGGTACGTTCCGAAGCAAGCTGCTGAAGGTGAGGCAATATACGGCGCAGATGCAGCAGCTTATTACGGAGGTGCTCGATTTCCGGCGGTTGGAACAGGGAAAAATGCCTTTCCATGCAAGTCAGCAGAACCTGGTTGCTTTTATGCGCCAGATATTTGATTCATTCAAGGACTATGCCGTGACGAACCGGATTCAGTACAGGCTCGAAACGATGGATGAAGAGATACCTGTCTGGTTCGATCCGGTACAGATACGTAAAGTGTTTAACAACCTGCTTTCGAATGCGTTTAAGTTTACCCCGAAAGAGGGAACCATCACCGTGAGCATACTTCGTAAAAAAGAAGTTGTGGAGATACGTATCTCCGACACTGGCTCTGGTATTCCCCAGAGCCAGCAGGTTCATATATTCGAACGGTTTTACCAGGCGGATAATGCGACCGGCATATCCTTATCGGGAAGTGGTATCGGACTGGCACTGACTCAGGAGATAATCATGCAGCATAAAGGACAGATCGAGGTGAAGAGTGAACTGGGAGAAGGTACGACTTTCACGGTTACGCTGCGGCTGGGGGACGAGCATCTGACTTCCGAGCAGAAATCGACGGAGACGCAACCGGTCGACGTCCTGCCTATACAGGAAGTAAAACGGGAAGAAGTGATCGGGATGCCCGATTTACCAGATGTCGTATCTATGGACAAGCTGCCGGATACGAAAGAAACGGAGAAGTCGCTTTCCGTACTGCTTGTGGAAGACAATGAAGATTTGCTGCAAGTTTTGGAGGAGGCTTTCTCTATCCGGTATAAAGTATATAAGGCGTGCGATGGGGAAGAGGGTATTCGTATGGCAGAGGAGATGCAGCCGGACCTTATCATCAGCGACGTGATGATGCCGGGTATCAGCGGGACAGTGATGTGTCAGCGCCTGAAGCGGAAGCTCGAAACATCGCATATTCCGATCATCTTACTGACTGCCCGTATCGATCTGGAGAGTGCTTTGGAGGGGCTTAAATGCGGTGCAAGCGATTATATAATGAAACCGTTCAACATCGAGTTATTATTGCTGAAATGTAATAACATCATCGCTACTCTGAAGCGGCAGCAGGCTCGTTTCCGTACGGAGGCGGAGACGACTCCAACTGAGCTGGCTACGAACCGTTTGGACCAGCAGCTCCTGGAAGATTCTGTCCGGATCATTGAAGAGAATATGGAGAATAAGGAATTTAATATCGATATGTGGTGCCGTGAGATCGCGGTGGGACGTACGCGTCTGGGGGCTAAAATAAAAGGTATCACCGGACTGACACTGAATGACTTTATCCTGCAGATAAAGTTGCGGAGATGTGCCTGGTTCCTGGAAAACAGCGATCTGACCATCTCGGAAATAACTTGGAAAGCCGGCTTTTCCAGTCCGGGATATATGGGAAAATGCTTTAAGGAGTATTTTGGTGTCACACCGTTGCAGTACAGGAATTCAAAAAATAAAAGCCGTTCCTGA
- the ychF gene encoding redox-regulated ATPase YchF, with protein sequence MALQCGIVGLPNVGKSTLFNCLSNAKAQSANFPFCTIEPNVGVITVPDERLNKLAELINPKQIVPTTVEIVDIAGLVKGASKGEGLGNKFLANIRETDAILHVLRCFDDENIVHVDGKVDPVRDKEIIDAELQIKDLETIESRIAKVQKQAQTGGDKQAKQAYEVLIKYKEALEQGKSARTVTFETKDEQKIAHELFLLTSKPVMYVCNVDEASAVSGNKYVDAVREAVKDENAEILVVAAKIESEIAEFETYEERQMFLQEIGLEESGVSRLIKSAYNLLNLQTYLTAGVQEVRAWTFEKGWKAPQCAGVIHTDFEKGFIRAEVIKYDDYIKYGSEAAVKEAGKMSVEGKEYVVQDGDIMHFRFNV encoded by the coding sequence ATGGCATTACAATGTGGCATCGTAGGTCTTCCGAACGTAGGGAAATCTACTCTTTTCAACTGCTTATCGAATGCAAAAGCACAGTCTGCAAATTTCCCGTTCTGTACGATCGAACCGAACGTAGGTGTTATCACCGTTCCCGACGAACGTCTGAACAAGCTGGCAGAGCTGATCAACCCGAAACAGATCGTTCCTACTACGGTAGAGATCGTCGATATCGCCGGCCTGGTAAAAGGAGCCAGCAAGGGAGAAGGATTAGGGAATAAATTCCTTGCGAATATCCGTGAAACAGATGCTATCCTACATGTGCTGCGCTGCTTCGACGATGAAAATATCGTACACGTAGACGGTAAGGTAGACCCTGTACGCGATAAGGAAATCATCGATGCGGAACTCCAGATCAAAGACCTGGAAACGATCGAAAGCCGTATTGCCAAAGTGCAGAAACAAGCCCAGACTGGCGGTGACAAGCAAGCTAAACAAGCCTACGAAGTATTGATAAAATATAAGGAAGCACTGGAACAGGGAAAAAGTGCCCGCACAGTTACGTTCGAAACGAAAGACGAACAGAAGATTGCCCACGAACTCTTCCTGCTGACCAGCAAGCCCGTCATGTATGTTTGTAACGTAGACGAAGCGAGTGCCGTAAGCGGTAATAAATATGTCGATGCAGTACGTGAAGCTGTGAAAGACGAAAACGCAGAAATCCTGGTCGTAGCAGCCAAGATCGAGAGCGAGATTGCCGAGTTCGAGACTTACGAAGAACGCCAGATGTTCCTTCAGGAAATCGGACTGGAAGAATCGGGTGTAAGCCGCCTGATCAAATCCGCCTACAATCTGCTGAACCTGCAGACCTATCTGACTGCCGGTGTACAGGAAGTACGTGCCTGGACATTTGAAAAAGGCTGGAAAGCTCCGCAATGTGCCGGTGTGATCCATACTGACTTCGAGAAAGGATTCATCCGTGCGGAAGTGATCAAATACGACGACTATATCAAATACGGTTCGGAAGCAGCCGTGAAAGAAGCCGGAAAGATGAGCGTGGAAGGAAAAGAATATGTCGTACAGGACGGCGACATCATGCATTTCCGCTTCAACGTATAA